GGATAGTCATTCTTTAAAACTAGCCACAGATGCAGTCCTAGGGAGCACGTAGATGTTTTTACAGGTGAACCGAAAGAGATGGGAGCAATTCCAAAAAGTCTGCATGCTGCCTTTGGCAATATACCCTGTTATTGTGAGGATTGTGCTCTGTTAAGCAAATGTAAAGTTTAATATTAGATAAGCGTcgcatgaaaaacattttaattttcctcagtgttaaattttaagaaacaggaaagagtGCTTTATGTGCAATGAGGTTAGCATCACTAGTTAATAAGTCACAAATTATGTCAAGAGCTTTTTACAAAATGCAAGGAAGTGTGTTATCTTTTTATGCTGTGTTCCTGGGAAACAATGAGAGTTCATATAAAGAGAAGGTATCTTCCTTTCTCACGCAGCTGATTgatgttctttctttcatatttccatattttttctcatcttttctgcATGTCACAGGAAATAATATTCTGTGTATTCAAAATACCACATGTAAGAAGGGCTTCACAGGGCATTTGAGATACTGTTCTTGGAGATTTTTCTGAAGGAGAGAGATGTGACACTGAACATGCCTTGTTTCTGCTATGCAAAAAAATTTAACGTCATGTATTTTAGTGTACAAAAGACAGAATCTTCAGCCTTTGGTAGTGGGGCTTGCTTGGAggttaagaaaaaggaaggaatgtATAGGGAATTCAAAACAGTGTCGTGGCTAGTTACTGGTACATATGAGGCTGTGTTAACAAACTACATTTTGGCCTTTATTTGATCACATCTCTGTAAATATTATAATCCTAAccataaaatactttaatgcattttgctttgctgaataAATGTTTCCCTAATGATTTGAGAggtgggttgttggttttttttttccccagtgtaaGCCTAAATGCGTCTAtgatttctttgcctttcacATACACATATACTATCCTACCTACAATTACATGAAAGTTGTTGTTTTGACCTTTGAATGTTTATTTACCAGTTTTatctctctttaaaaagcaaaaccacaattacggtttttacattgcaatttaatttttttaatccaaattttATACAATTTCTTGTTTTAACAATAAATCTTAAATAAGGAGTACTTTCATCTTCTTTTGTAACATGTATCTCAATGCCCTAAATTTAATCAATTGGTTGTCAGAGGCTGTGTTCTTCTAATCTACTCTTTCTTCTGAAGATAAACAGTATCATTTTAGGCATTTGTGCAAGAGAATCATATTACTGGTGCTTAagcagtttttgcttttttaaatcttaatcCATCTTAAACCAGTggagcagaaatatttaaaaatgtttcatttcaagcAGAGTGCATAATAAATTGCAATAATTGTAATGTGCCATAAATCCCAGAGCCtatgcattttgcattttattcagGATTGAGGTCAGGAAATTTGgagaaatttaaagaaaatgattCATCAGTCCTTTTGTTCTGTTGGCCAGGGTCCCAGGATTCTTGAGCTGAGCCCAGCTGACAAGCTTTTGAAGATGGCACAATAACAGTCCAGTGATGCCTGACCATGACAGCACAGCCCTCTTAAGCAGGCAAACCAAGAGAAGAAGAGTTGACATTGGAGTGAAAAGGACGGTAGGGACAGCATCTGCATTTTTTGCAAAGGCAAGAGCAACGTTTTTTAGTGCCATGAATCCCCAAGGTTCAGAGCAGGATGTCGAGTATTCAGTGGTGCAGCATGCAGATGGGGAAAAGTCAAATGTACTCCGCAAGCTGCTGAAGAGGGCGAACTCATATGAAGATGCCATGATGCCTTTTCCAGGAGCAACCATAATTTCCCAGCTGTTGAAAAATAACATGAACAAAAATGGTGGCACAGAGCCCAGTTTCCAAGCCAGCGGTCTCTCTAGTACAGGCTCAGAAGTACATCAGGAGGATGTATGCAGCAACTCTTCAAGAGACAGCCCCCAGGAGTGTCTTTCCCCTTTTGGCAGGCCGACTATGAGCCAGTTTGATGTGGATCGGTTATGCGACGAGCACCTGAGAGCTAAACGCGCCCGGGTTGAGAATATAATTCGGGGTATGAGCCATTCCCCCAGTGTGGCATTAAGGGGCAATGAAAACGAAAGAGAAATAGCTCCGCAGTCTGTGAGTCCCCGAGAAagttacagagaaaacaaacgCAAGCAAAAGctgccgcagcagcagcagcagagtttCCAGCAGCTGGTTTCGGCGAGGAAAGAGCAGAAGCGAGAGGAGCGCagacagctgaagcagcagctggaggacaTGCAGAAGCAGCTGCGCCAGCTGCAGGAGAAGTTCTACCAGATCTACGACAGCACTGACTCTGAAAATGATGAAGATGGCAACCTGTCTGAAGACAGCATGCGCTCCGAAACCATGGACGCGAGGGCTGGCGACTCCGTCAGCCGGTCAGACAACGAGATGTGTGAGCTGGACCCAGGGCAGTTCATCGACCGGGCGCGGGCCCTCATCCGGGAGCAGGAGATAGCGGAGAACAAGCCAAAAAGAGAAGGTCCCAAGGAGAAGGAGCAAGGGCCGAACACCTTCCACCCTGAAGGCAAGCATCTGGCCGAGACACTGAAGCAGGAGCTGAACACCGCCATGTCGCAAGTTGTGGACACGGTGGTCAAAGTTTTCTCATCCAAGCCCTCCCGCCAGCTTCCTCAGGTCTTCCCGCCTCTCCAGATCCCGCAGGCGAGGTTCGCCGTCAATGGGGAGAACCACAACTTCCACACGGCCAACCAGCGCCTACAGTGCTTTGGGGACGTCATCATTCCCAACCCCCTCGACACCTTTGGCAGCGTCCCCATGCCCGGTGCCACCGACCAAACTGAGGCGCTGCCCCTTGTAGTCCGCAAAAACTCCTCTGACCAATCTGCCTCGGCCCCGCCGGCCGGCGGCCACCATGCCTCCCTGCACCAGTCCCCGCTCTCGGCCACCGCCGgcttctccacctcctccttccGCCACCCCTTCCCGCTGCCCCTCATGGCCTACCCCTTCCAGAGCCCCCTGGGCgccccctcagcctccttcccGGGGAAAGAGCGCGCCTCCCCCGAGTCCCTCGACTTGACCCGGGAGACCACCAGCCTGAGGACCAAGATGTCGTCGCACCACATGAACCACCACCCCTGCTCGCCGGCCCACCCCCCCAGTGCCGCCGAGGGCCTCTCTTTGTCCCTCATAAAGTCCGAGTGCGGCGACCTGCAAGACATGTCCGAAATCTCGCCCTACTCGGGAAGTGCAATATCCTTTTCGAAAGATGGGTGCTAACCTGGCGGTGGCTGGTGGGAGAAGACAAGGGGCCATGCCTGGGCCCCAGGGGcttcctgcaggagcagggggtgggtggggggctTGGCGAGGCCAAATAAAATGCTGGGTGTTGACTGAGGGCGCTCCTGCAGCAGCGATGTCCACATTAAAAAAGCCACCGGCCCTCCCTGAGCCTCTTAGACCGTCTGGGTCGGGGGGCCGGCCAGGCCCAGCGCTGGGGTGCCGGTGGGTTTCCCTGGGCCAGCGGACCCTTCCCCAGGCGTAGAGGTGGTGGAGGGGGCATCACCCTCAGCCAAAACCCTTCAATCCGTGGCCGCCCCCgttccctgccctgccaggccCACTCGTAGCCCGTGTTAACGGTGTCATGGCCGGGGCTCACAGGGAACCGTGATCCCGCCATTAGCGAGCCTCTGGCTCTTGAGTGCGTAGGGGAAGCGGAGCACAAAAGGCACAGGTACTGATACATGCAGGCTGCGTCAAGTTCTTTCCCCCACCCAGAGGTCTGTTCCTCAGCCCTTGTGCAGCTGCCTGCTATGCATGATTAACCTCTGTTCAGCCATACACAGAAATCTTTTGTCCTAACATAcacaaagcaaattattttggaaagctAGAGAGAacaattaaatataaaacttcaGCTGTATGAAATTTACAGGACACTTcccctgcttaaaaaaaaaaaaaaaaaaaaaaaaaaaaagataataaaagcTCTCTTTTTAGCTCAATAGCAGGCTTtagttaggggaaaaaaatccatctctgTCTTTATTTAGGCATAGCCAGACatagtaatgattttttttttttcctggaaactagtactagattttattttgggggttttgtgggttttttttcttttttagcagtAACACCTCCCACTCCTTCCATCTTTTCCCCTAATGTGCTTTTTGgtcaaaagatttttcttccaagtacAGTCGTATTAAAAGTGAAGAAGATGCCATGTCTCCCCAATGTTAAAATTGAGGATTTTGCATGAAGGAGAGATTGACattttttcccagctctgaGACACCAGTAGAAGGCAACAGTACAAGCACAGAGCCTTAGATGCAGCTAATTTCATTCCCAAACTGATGAAAGTAATTGTGACTGAGTAACTCTGCCCCTCCCTGAGTAATGCTGGCAATGCTGAGGGACTTGTCCCCTTTCCAGGGGTAGCATGTGAAGGCAGATGCCTGAGGCTGTGCCCCCATCACTGGGTATCTTCTAGGTGATTAATAACTTTGGTGGGTTTAGATTAATTTAGCCACATTATCTGTAGACATGTTAAATCCTCAGGAGGGTGCTGGTAGGGCTCAAGACCCACTGGTTACCTGGACTTCCCATCCCCGCCCTGGCAGTGGGCACCCCTGGGATGAAGGCAGGTGCTGCGCGGCTGGAGCCCATCACCACCAGTCTTTGATCTAACTTAGGTCAAGTCTGAGTCAAGAATTGCTGCTGTCTTACCTGTATGGTGGCAGGAAAATCTCCTCGCCGTACACCTTGTATGGCAAAACAGAGGAGTCGGTCTAAATCCAGCATCACTCGCAGTTACTGCCAGATACTTTTGGAattccaaacagaaaatctcTCCTGCCTATTGAAACGCAAGCTGCGGTGCTTGGAAAGCATCCTGAGGTCAACAGGAGTGGCAGCTGAGGGCGAGACTCAGGCCAGGGCAATTAAGTAATTTCTGCCAAACAGTACAGTGCCTTACTAATTGTCTTTGAAGTAGTTCTCCCATCCTGGGCGAGGAGTGAGCAGAGGTGAAAGACACCCAGCGTGTGAACTAGGAGTAGTTCTAGGTCTGCACTTGATTGTCGCCACCCGTGGAGCATCTCTCCCTCACCCCTgccatttcttcccctttcttctgcttgttcTCACTGGTGGTCACTAATGGAGTTTGTTGCTTCTGCCGAACCCGGGGTGCCGGAGTCCCCTGCTGCTCCAAGGCTTAGCCAGGGGAAATGCTGAGTGCTGGAGTgatttccttcctccttccttgccctgcttcctcccctGCCATTGTGAGAGTGCTCAGACTTCCCCACCTAGCTGCTGTTGCAGGCTGCATTTTGATCTGGGTTTAGAAACAGACCTGTTGGGACAAATAGATTTATTCAACAGGGCTTCTACACAATGTGTACCTTGGTATACAGCTCAGCTGCGAGGATGGATGCTTTTTCCTAGCAGCGACTGGTTTGTCCAGGTAGCTTACAGTTTCCAGGGAAGGGCGCAGTATGGAGATTGGTTTGTTTGTGGACAATTCTGTTGTGGCACTTTTATTTTACGTGGTTGAATGTGCACATACAGGGAATGTATTTCTTGAGAGAAGCAGATCTTTCTTCCCTGCAGAAAGCAACATCTGTTTTCCTGGACAATACAGCCAGGATGAGAACATAAGACTAGCAGATACAGCCAAGTTCAGGTTTTAGTAGTAAGCTAAAACCCTGAGCTAgcttggtttttggttttttgttttgttttttttgtttttttaaccaatGCCTGTAAAATGTATCTGATCATTCTTTGCTGAGTTGCAGAAGGAAATGGTTAATGTTTGTGTATGTTTCTAAACAAGATAAGATGCACCTGCAGCATGAATTCCCATCTTGGTCATGAATGCAGTCTGTATCTTTGCAAACTAATCTGTTTAATCAAATACTAAGTTTTATTCAAAttccaaaagaaacagacaGCGAATTGTTTTTCTGCATGGTCTTCCTTTGTCATGCATCCTCTTTGCATCTCAAGAAAAATAGCCTTGTTTGGTCCCAAAACATTTGCATAGATCAAAACTGAAGCACAACAGTAGCTTGTGTGCTGTTAAGACATCTGTAAAGGTGAAGAAGTTTCGCATGCTCTCCCTGGCTTTAAAACATTAGTGAAACTtctacaattttatttatttttaacagaattcCAATCCAACTGGAATAAGTCTCGAAGTCCCAATATGTGAAAGCTATAATTAGTGAATtacaatattttgaaatgaagaGTTATTACATCTGACTAGAATTAAActaattaaactttaaaaaatgagcaaTTGTACAGCAAGCTGGATAACTGTGCGTTGTTGATAAAACCTGGGTGATGAACAAATACTTTCCAGCCAGCTTGTTCTTTGGAGAGTCTTGAAGATGCTCTGAGATACAGCTATTTGGAGTTTTGCTGATTAAAAGCACCTGAGGTGTAACTTAAGGAGCAGCTTGGCTTTGCTAGTGCAGATTTTTTTACCTGATACAGCCTATTCTTAcctcttttccttcagctcaGTACATGTGTGGGCTAGAAAAACCTGTTAGAGCATTTGTGGGAGCTCAGGCTGAGAGTAACAGGAGTGAAAGAtcatttccactgaaaaatatttttatgaaagagGAGCGTTACCTGGGAGGGTTGAAGTGCAAATGAGTCAAATGCTGTGCAATGCCACCCCTGTGCTTCTCCAGTTAAAACACACGGAGCGTGTGTGTTTGGTTCCCAGTCTTTTACTTCCTATTTCTTAgccttttgcctttttgctgctgctgctgcattagGTGAGGCTACGCCATGCTGCATAAATGCACAACGCTGAGACGCTCAGGTTGTTTGAACACTGCTTTAGGTTCAGCTGCAGTACACTGTTCCTCTGATCTTTTATGTTCCTGAGCAGATGTCTTTCATTAATTTATGGATttatcatcttttctttctctcctttttttttccttttttttttttttttttttttttttttacacctgGCAGCTGGCTCAAGTTTCAGCAGTTATTGTCTATTTTGCATTACCCATAGAATTGAATGTCATCTGTCTTCACAAAGCTATAGCTAAGAGAATTGAGGCAAGCCACACGAGCTGCTGGGACAGAGCTTGTTTGCGTTCCATTCGGCACCCCTCCTCCCTTTACCTCCTTAATATTTATTTGTGCTCGTTTTCTTTCCTGGCCTTGAATGGGGCTTAGCTCGTGTTCGGTACAGCTGTATGTTTACTGAATCTATTTCATCATGAGTCATTGTGCGTGTGTAAGTATCCTGGAAACAGCTAGTGCTTTCTTGGAAGAACAGTTGCTTTTCAGCCCAAGcacttaaaaaggaaattaagcaATTGGTCAGttcagttttttttctgaaatagcaATGGGTTATCTAATTCTTAGCTCTTAAGTCTGTCATTAACTATTTTTTGCTAGATTATTACAGATCATATCTTTTATCACAGTAAAACGTTAACCTTAGGATCAAGATATACAGATTTGTTGCATATTTGATATTGCTTTAAGGCTGCCAAGTGCTTAAGAACAagtataattttaataaaaaatggatTTCTGGGAATTTGAGTCTCAGAACATCTTTTAATACATGTTTCTTCAGTATCAATATCCTCTGGCATtagagcagaaaatatttaaaaatcctaaATGCAGAAGGAATCCAAATGCTTAGACAACTGTCTAATATGCTTAAATCCAGCAAACATGggagcttttttttaaagtttaagtCCATCTTTGAGCTTGCATTGGAAGAGAATATATGCCAGACCTGATACTAACATGTTGTCAGCGTCAGAGGAATTGCAAATTAAGGACACttagggtttttattttttttccttataggAGTTCCCCTTTGGACCCCCACTTTCCTGAAAGGATCACATAACAAAATGGACTTCTGGCGTAGAAGTTTTGATTTGTCTAAAACTCTTATCGCTAAGCAATAGGTGACAGCTTGCTACTATTATTTCACTTACGTATTTTGACAGATGGCACTGCAGAGTGTAATGCTCTTTTAGACTTCTCTATCAGTCTAATGGAGGTAACTGGAGGTTCTTTCAACTCTTCTCTTGGCACAAGAAGTATGTCAGTCATAAATTATCTTCTTTGTAATCATTAAGCAtctaaaacaaaatgcaagttcAGCTGAGCCATTTTCCATGTACTACCAGATAATAAGAGGTTTTTTAAACTAATATTGTcaatgctttttattattattattttattttattttaatgctacTTCTTTCCAATCTAAATGTGAACCTTGTAACTGAAATAAAGGGAGAGGGTTTCAGCAGATTTCACGAATTATAGAAAAAGGAATTCTGCTGAAAAAGCCTAGGTAATCATCAGTAGCCTGCTGATAAAAATTAGTCTGGGTTTCCCGTCTCGAAGCCTGGCATGAGATGCTCTGTGCTGACGTGTGCCTGGCCGTAAGGTGGAAGAGGCATcttggctgcagcacagctgtcaACTTGGTTGACCTTCCCCCCACCAGAAGGTGTGAACCGAGTGAAATTTTCAACAATTGTGTTTAGGAGAAACAGTCCTTAGAGAAGCTTCTGGGAAGAACCCTTAATTGACCTTGTGGGGGCCACATTGATTTTCTCCACGTGCATCTTCATTTCTGATAAATTATAAAGCCATTAATTTGCTGAGGAAATGGCAGGGCCAGCCTGCGGCACAGATGTGACCAGAGCCATCCTAGCACGCAGTTCACAAAAGAGAGCcaagaagctgggagaaaaatcAGCAAGCCGAGATTGTTATGGTTAGCTTCACATTCCCTTGGGAACTCTTTTAGTTGCTTCTGTTTACAGATCTAAAAGGTAATGATGTTTCCAGGATAAATAGGTTGCCTTATAGGGTAAGTGGCCATTTATTGATCTGCTAGCCCACATTTATTGATTGTTTAGCCCCAAATACAGCTTCATTCTCCGAGGAGTTAACTGTGTAAATCAGGAGGCGACAAGTTTGTGGCGGGGGGActgagcagcagaggggctctgGCCGTTACAAATTTCACTCCGATTTGCAAGGCAGCCGCTGGGGCAGAGCAACAGCAGGATTAGGGAGAGTTACTCAAGATGTTAAAATTTATCGACATGGATGAAACAGGTGAAATGTACTGCCTGTATAAGGCATTGCTCAAAATGATAAAGTGCCTCTGATTGTCTTACGTGcgttagttttattttgtgcaagTGGCACAACACTGAGAGAAAAAGGAACTTTAGCTGGAATTGcaaaggagaggggggaaaaagctgCCGATAAGTTTTCTGCGGCACATGCTTCGTGCATTTGTTTCCTTAGCAACAAGTGAACATACATATGGTACACAAGCCATAAACTTGTGAGATTCCTGAGACACAGCACCAAAACTGATCGGGAGTACAGGGGTTAAGTTACATGGCCTCACATCTCTCATTTAGCTATTTTACAGAAAACTACAGAGCAGCAATTTAAGCATTAGTATTTTCTCCTGTAGTCTGGGGAACTGCAGTGTGTTTGAGGGGGCACTTTGCTAGCTCTGTACGTTCAGGAGCAGCTTTctcaagaaaagcattttcctttacTAATTCAATCCTACATGCAGGAAGGCTTGTCACCGAATCACTTGAAAAAGGCCAAGCTTATGTTCTTTTACACCCGGTACCCAAGTTCCAATATGCTGAAAACCTACTTCTCGGACGTAAAGGTAAGAAAAtctctcctccccccctccccttacTGCATGCTATATTTGCTCATGAAATGGTATCACGTTATCATATTAGAGATTAGTAATATTTCTGGGTGCACAAAGGTTACAGCTGACTTTATTCACTGTTCTTCTTGTTGAGGTGTACCCTGCTTGTGCCTAGATGAGGAAAGGgtctggttttaaattaaaaataaaaaatcgTAGAAATCTGAGACCAAAGTAAGAGTAATTATTGCAGTAAATTAAACAGTTTTCAATATACATATGCTATTAAAAAAGGAGATTTCTGTGGTGGTAGAAATGTACTTCCAAGAACATTTTGGAGCAGTTCTCAAGTGCTCCcttattgtttcattttggttggTTTCCTCATATTTGTGCTTACATAAGCAGAGTGTAGAATCCCTTTCTTTCTGTCAAAAAGAAACAGTACATTGAAATTCTCCATGCAGAagctgcttaaaaacaaaagtgatgATTGTCTCTTATTTACAACTTAATTTGTTGTTGATGCAGAGTACACTGAGCATAAGGAGGATGAATAAAGTGACAGATTCAGGCCACATTATTCAAATGAGGATATGAAAGCTGTCGACATACAGCTGCATCCTCCCTCATTCTACAGAATATTAGGacctcctgattttttttctaaaagtaattGTTCCTTCATATCAACTTGATTTTGTGTTAATCAtctaagttttttttaaaaaaaacatagatTGGGTTTTAATGATTATAATGGCATACATGGTGTCATTATCTAAGTAACTTTATAAACATTACATTAGCTTAAATTAGTTTGTTGCatttcctgcccccccccaagCAAATTATAGAAATCCTTCTTTTAATCACTTTTGGGTTATGGGGTTTTTCGGTCTTAGTGGAAGATTATCCCACAGGTTTGTGAACTTGGCCCAGTTTCTGCTGATCAGTTCTCTTTGGTCAAGTTTCTTGGCAGTTTTTCCCTGTACTTCTTTCATTTAACGTTGCATGCGCTTGCACATCTCAGTAtgctcctgctcctcacagccGTGCCCTTGGAGGTTCCTCTTATTCAATGCCATGTGCTGAGCGGATGGCGACAACATTTataaaaaggagggggggggaagcaatACAGGCACTTCCTAGGCTAAATGGCTGGTCAAGAATcattaaacacacaaaaaaaaagctgcacatgGCACAGCGGGCCAAGTGGAGGGTTTGCTCTCAGAGTGGATCCACCTGGAATGGAAAAATTGGAGGGAGCGTTGCAGGCGACGCTGCTCTGATGAGCTGCCGCAGGCAGATGTagtgctggcagtgctgctggggagggtcctGCGCCAGGGCTACCTCATGCCTCACCCCTAGGTGTTCACACAGCCAGGAGCACTAAggtgggggtggtgggttttttttcccctggcattgctccttttcccccctctttttaaGAAGATATGTACTTGCGTgtttgcacacacacagcaaCTTTGTATTCTGACAAAGTTTTGTAAATACGCAGAAATTGGCTTTTGTGCCATCTTATTCAGCACCGGGAGAAACCCAAAAGTGCTTTACAAACCACCAGTGTGGGATGGAGTCATTCACCCAAAAGCGAATGCAG
Above is a genomic segment from Falco naumanni isolate bFalNau1 chromosome 12, bFalNau1.pat, whole genome shotgun sequence containing:
- the PROX1 gene encoding prospero homeobox protein 1 isoform X1, yielding MPDHDSTALLSRQTKRRRVDIGVKRTVGTASAFFAKARATFFSAMNPQGSEQDVEYSVVQHADGEKSNVLRKLLKRANSYEDAMMPFPGATIISQLLKNNMNKNGGTEPSFQASGLSSTGSEVHQEDVCSNSSRDSPQECLSPFGRPTMSQFDVDRLCDEHLRAKRARVENIIRGMSHSPSVALRGNENEREIAPQSVSPRESYRENKRKQKLPQQQQQSFQQLVSARKEQKREERRQLKQQLEDMQKQLRQLQEKFYQIYDSTDSENDEDGNLSEDSMRSETMDARAGDSVSRSDNEMCELDPGQFIDRARALIREQEIAENKPKREGPKEKEQGPNTFHPEGKHLAETLKQELNTAMSQVVDTVVKVFSSKPSRQLPQVFPPLQIPQARFAVNGENHNFHTANQRLQCFGDVIIPNPLDTFGSVPMPGATDQTEALPLVVRKNSSDQSASAPPAGGHHASLHQSPLSATAGFSTSSFRHPFPLPLMAYPFQSPLGAPSASFPGKERASPESLDLTRETTSLRTKMSSHHMNHHPCSPAHPPSAAEGLSLSLIKSECGDLQDMSEISPYSGSAMQEGLSPNHLKKAKLMFFYTRYPSSNMLKTYFSDVKFNRCITSQLIKWFSNFREFYYIQMEKYARQAINDGVTSTEELSITRDCELYRALNMHYNKANDFEQVPERFLEVAQITLREFFNAIIAGKDVDPSWKKAIYKVICKLDSEVPEIFKSPNCLQELLHE
- the PROX1 gene encoding prospero homeobox protein 1 isoform X3, producing MPDHDSTALLSRQTKRRRVDIGVKRTVGTASAFFAKARATFFSAMNPQGSEQDVEYSVVQHADGEKSNVLRKLLKRANSYEDAMMPFPGATIISQLLKNNMNKNGGTEPSFQASGLSSTGSEVHQEDVCSNSSRDSPQECLSPFGRPTMSQFDVDRLCDEHLRAKRARVENIIRGMSHSPSVALRGNENEREIAPQSVSPRESYRENKRKQKLPQQQQQSFQQLVSARKEQKREERRQLKQQLEDMQKQLRQLQEKFYQIYDSTDSENDEDGNLSEDSMRSETMDARAGDSVSRSDNEMCELDPGQFIDRARALIREQEIAENKPKREGPKEKEQGPNTFHPEGKHLAETLKQELNTAMSQVVDTVVKVFSSKPSRQLPQVFPPLQIPQARFAVNGENHNFHTANQRLQCFGDVIIPNPLDTFGSVPMPGATDQTEALPLVVRKNSSDQSASAPPAGGHHASLHQSPLSATAGFSTSSFRHPFPLPLMAYPFQSPLGAPSASFPGKERASPESLDLTRETTSLRTKMSSHHMNHHPCSPAHPPSAAEGLSLSLIKSECGDLQDMSEISPYSGSAMQEGLSPNHLKKAKLMFFYTRYPSSNMLKTYFSDVKVPERFLEVAQITLREFFNAIIAGKDVDPSWKKAIYKVICKLDSEVPEIFKSPNCLQELLHE
- the PROX1 gene encoding prospero homeobox protein 1 isoform X2, which encodes MPDHDSTALLSRQTKRRRVDIGVKRTVGTASAFFAKARATFFSAMNPQGSEQDVEYSVVQHADGEKSNVLRKLLKRANSYEDAMMPFPGATIISQLLKNNMNKNGGTEPSFQASGLSSTGSEVHQEDVCSNSSRDSPQECLSPFGRPTMSQFDVDRLCDEHLRAKRARVENIIRGMSHSPSVALRGNENEREIAPQSVSPRESYRENKRKQKLPQQQQQSFQQLVSARKEQKREERRQLKQQLEDMQKQLRQLQEKFYQIYDSTDSENDEDGNLSEDSMRSETMDARAGDSVSRSDNEMCELDPGQFIDRARALIREQEIAENKPKREGPKEKEQGPNTFHPEGKHLAETLKQELNTAMSQVVDTVVKVFSSKPSRQLPQVFPPLQIPQARFAVNGENHNFHTANQRLQCFGDVIIPNPLDTFGSVPMPGATDQTEALPLVVRKNSSDQSASAPPAGGHHASLHQSPLSATAGFSTSSFRHPFPLPLMAYPFQSPLGAPSASFPGKERASPESLDLTRETTSLRTKMSSHHMNHHPCSPAHPPSAAEGLSLSLIKSECGDLQDMSEISPYSGSAMQEGLSPNHLKKAKLMFFYTRYPSSNMLKTYFSDVKFNRCITSQLIKWFSNFREFYYIQMEKYARQAINDGVTSTEELSITRDCELYRALNMHYNKANDFEVPERFLEVAQITLREFFNAIIAGKDVDPSWKKAIYKVICKLDSEVPEIFKSPNCLQELLHE